One Burkholderia thailandensis E264 genomic window carries:
- a CDS encoding DUF883 family protein, whose translation MALTDTVEYKLDRGLSEARRAGHRFARDARSAARDLNGEVKDNMRSLVDELDALLKEDVDADALRKRLRGRLEAARDTLDDASWHASRRLRRSAERVTQAVHDNPWQAAGIVAGLAFAAGILLARR comes from the coding sequence ATGGCTCTTACCGACACCGTCGAATACAAGCTCGATCGCGGCCTCTCCGAAGCACGACGCGCAGGCCACCGGTTCGCGCGCGATGCGCGTTCCGCGGCGCGCGACCTGAACGGCGAGGTGAAGGACAACATGCGCTCGCTCGTCGACGAGCTCGACGCGCTGCTGAAGGAGGACGTCGACGCCGACGCGCTCCGCAAGCGCCTGCGCGGGCGGCTCGAAGCCGCGCGCGACACGCTCGACGACGCGTCGTGGCACGCGTCGCGCCGGTTGCGGCGATCGGCCGAGCGCGTGACGCAGGCCGTCCACGACAACCCGTGGCAGGCGGCCGGCATCGTCGCCGGCCTCGCGTTCGCGGCGGGCATCCTCCTTGCGCGTCGATAA
- a CDS encoding YciI family protein — translation MRFMIMVKANATSESGAMPDESLIAAMATYHEELAKAGVLLDASGLQPSLKGWRVRYSGGRRAVVDGPFAETKELIAGYTLIQVRSRDEALEWTRRFPAPFGEHEDGEIEVRQLFELDDFEPGDAVERFRELESKLG, via the coding sequence ATGCGTTTCATGATCATGGTGAAGGCCAATGCGACGAGCGAGTCGGGCGCGATGCCAGACGAGTCGTTGATCGCCGCGATGGCGACTTATCACGAAGAGCTGGCGAAGGCGGGCGTGCTGCTCGATGCGTCCGGCCTGCAACCGTCGTTGAAGGGCTGGCGCGTGCGCTACTCGGGCGGCAGGCGTGCCGTCGTCGACGGTCCGTTCGCCGAAACGAAGGAACTGATCGCCGGCTACACGTTGATCCAGGTGCGCTCGCGCGACGAGGCGCTCGAATGGACCCGCCGCTTTCCCGCGCCGTTCGGCGAGCACGAGGACGGCGAGATCGAGGTGCGGCAACTGTTCGAGCTCGACGATTTCGAGCCGGGCGATGCGGTCGAGCGGTTTCGCGAACTCGAGAGCAAGCTCGGCTGA
- a CDS encoding AI-2E family transporter yields MDSGNDHQKFFHLLLLVVTVGLCWILTPFFGAIFWGTILAILFQPVQRWLAARLGKRRNLAALVTLTLIILIVILPLAFVTATLVQEIAYAYQQIKTMQPNMTQYFQEFMHALPTSVHRVLHNYGLTDIAGIQKKLTDGAAAISQFVAAQALSIGQNTFQFVVSFGVMLYLVFFLLRDGGEIGRRVRRALPLDEEHKQHLLTKFTTVVRATVKGNIAVAAVQGALGGLIFWILGIEGVILWGALMAFLSLLPAIGAGLVWVPAAGYFAVTGQVWKCVILVAFCVGVIGLVDNLLRPILVGKDTKMPDWVVLISTLGGMALFGINGFVIGPLVAALFMASWDIFARTEQTDWE; encoded by the coding sequence ATGGATAGCGGGAACGATCACCAAAAATTCTTTCACCTGCTGCTTCTCGTCGTCACCGTCGGTCTTTGCTGGATATTGACGCCGTTCTTCGGCGCGATCTTCTGGGGGACCATTCTCGCGATCCTGTTCCAGCCCGTGCAGCGCTGGCTCGCCGCACGCTTGGGCAAGCGCCGCAATCTCGCCGCGCTCGTCACGCTGACGCTCATCATCCTGATCGTGATCCTGCCGCTCGCGTTCGTGACCGCGACGCTCGTGCAGGAAATCGCGTACGCGTATCAGCAGATCAAGACGATGCAGCCGAACATGACGCAGTACTTCCAGGAGTTCATGCACGCGCTGCCAACGTCCGTGCATCGCGTGCTGCACAACTACGGGCTCACCGACATCGCGGGCATCCAGAAGAAGCTGACCGACGGCGCGGCCGCGATCAGCCAGTTCGTCGCCGCACAGGCGCTCAGCATCGGGCAAAACACGTTCCAGTTCGTCGTGAGCTTCGGCGTGATGCTGTATCTCGTGTTCTTCCTGCTGCGCGACGGCGGCGAGATCGGCCGCCGCGTGCGGCGCGCGCTGCCGCTCGACGAGGAGCACAAGCAGCATCTGCTGACGAAGTTCACGACCGTCGTGCGCGCGACCGTCAAGGGCAACATCGCGGTCGCGGCCGTGCAGGGCGCGCTCGGCGGGCTGATCTTCTGGATTCTCGGAATCGAGGGCGTGATTCTGTGGGGCGCGCTGATGGCGTTCCTGTCGCTGTTGCCCGCGATCGGCGCGGGCCTCGTCTGGGTGCCGGCCGCCGGCTATTTCGCGGTGACCGGACAGGTCTGGAAATGCGTGATCCTCGTCGCGTTCTGCGTCGGCGTGATCGGGCTCGTCGACAATCTGCTGCGGCCGATCCTCGTCGGCAAGGACACGAAGATGCCCGACTGGGTCGTGCTGATCTCGACGCTCGGCGGCATGGCGCTGTTCGGAATCAACGGCTTCGTGATCGGCCCGCTTGTCGCTGCGCTGTTCATGGCGAGCTGGGACATCTTCGCGCGCACCGAGCAAACCGACTGGGAATGA
- a CDS encoding BPSL1445 family SYLF domain-containing lipoprotein, with protein sequence MRKTLVMKVAIATALGGLALAGCTTTPDKPSTAASNASTREAIDANVNATLTRLYSTVPGSRELVAKSRGVLVFPNVLQAGFIVGAQSGNGALRVGGATLGYYNTSSLSVGLQAGAQSKALIFLFMTQDALDRFRGSEGWAAGADASVALVKMGANGAVDTSTATAPVEVIVLTNAGLMGDLSVNGTKVTRLKL encoded by the coding sequence ATGCGCAAGACTCTCGTCATGAAGGTCGCGATCGCGACCGCGCTCGGCGGCCTGGCGCTCGCAGGCTGCACCACCACGCCCGACAAGCCGTCGACCGCGGCGTCCAATGCGTCGACCCGCGAAGCGATCGATGCGAACGTGAACGCGACGCTCACGCGCCTCTACTCGACGGTGCCGGGCTCGCGCGAACTCGTCGCGAAGTCGCGCGGCGTGCTCGTGTTCCCGAACGTGCTGCAGGCGGGCTTCATCGTCGGCGCTCAAAGCGGCAACGGCGCGCTGCGCGTCGGCGGCGCGACGCTCGGCTACTACAACACGTCGTCTCTGTCGGTCGGCCTGCAGGCGGGCGCGCAATCGAAGGCGCTGATCTTCCTGTTCATGACGCAGGACGCGCTCGACAGGTTCCGCGGCTCGGAAGGCTGGGCCGCCGGCGCCGACGCGTCGGTCGCGCTCGTCAAGATGGGCGCGAACGGCGCGGTCGACACGTCGACGGCGACCGCGCCGGTCGAGGTCATCGTGCTGACCAACGCCGGCCTGATGGGCGATCTGTCGGTCAACGGCACGAAGGTCACGCGCCTGAAGCTCTGA
- a CDS encoding SRPBCC family protein yields the protein MSQIVVSAGAVAAALALLLMLYAASRPGTFRVERRARIDASAARIFPYLADLRRFNAWSPYERKDPALRGEYGALTSGVGASDAWTSEKAGVGRFEITELAEPSRVTMRLDFVKPFDAHNVAEFTLRPDGDATVVTWAMHGPSPFPSKLIQVFFSIDKMVGADFSAGLANLKALAEGRA from the coding sequence ATGAGCCAGATCGTGGTGAGCGCGGGCGCCGTGGCGGCTGCGCTCGCGCTGCTGCTGATGCTGTATGCGGCGTCGCGTCCGGGCACGTTTCGCGTCGAGCGCCGCGCGCGGATCGATGCGAGCGCCGCGCGCATCTTTCCCTACCTGGCGGACCTGCGCCGCTTCAACGCGTGGAGTCCGTACGAGCGCAAGGACCCGGCGCTGCGCGGCGAGTACGGCGCGCTGACATCGGGCGTCGGCGCGAGCGATGCGTGGACGAGCGAGAAGGCTGGCGTCGGCCGCTTCGAAATCACCGAACTCGCCGAGCCGTCGCGCGTGACGATGCGGCTCGATTTCGTGAAGCCGTTCGATGCGCACAACGTCGCCGAATTCACGCTGCGCCCGGACGGCGACGCGACGGTCGTCACGTGGGCGATGCATGGGCCGTCGCCGTTTCCGTCGAAGCTGATTCAGGTGTTTTTCAGCATCGACAAGATGGTCGGCGCGGACTTCTCCGCGGGGCTCGCGAACCTGAAGGCGCTTGCCGAAGGGCGCGCATGA
- a CDS encoding TonB-dependent receptor, whose translation MDHHRRIAPPSARRLHPLSLLLAASLAHGETGEPAGRPSSAPPATALAPIFVTANPLGASALTSPTASLSGDALTLRRADSLGDMLNGLPGVSTTTYGPLVGRPIIRGMDGDRIRLLQNGVAAYDASSLSYDHAVPQDPLSVERVEIVRGPAALLYGGNAVGGVVNTIDNRIPREAVTGVTGALDASYGGANNARAGAALVEGGNGRFAFHLDAFGRETDELRIPGYAHSARQRARDGEDASEPYGKLPNSDGRRYGGAAGGSYTWADGYVGASYSGYESNYGSVAETDARLRMRQERVAIASEARNLRGPFSQLKFDFGYTNYLHREIEDGVTGTTFRNHGYEARVEARHRKLGPFEGALGVQVGQNTFSALGGEALAPTTRTTSVALFGLEEWQATDALKLSAGARIEHVRLDPSANGDDKFGVARSRDFNAGSVSAGALYQLAPAWSVAGNVSYTERAPTFYELYANGPHGATGQYLIGLPDARKEKAVSTDLALRYANGPNRGSVGVFYSRLRNYLAEYDTGRLVDDEGAPVAPGGDETLREAVYRGVRAEFYGVELEGKWRAFEKRGHRIDLELGADYTHARNADTGEPLPRIAPLRATLAADYGYGPFGARAQLTHAWAQHRVPENDLATDGYTSLGVVLTYKFRVGATNWLAYLRGDNLTNQDIRYASSVVRNIAPQGGRSVTVGMRTTF comes from the coding sequence ATGGATCACCACCGACGTATCGCGCCGCCTTCCGCCCGCAGGCTGCATCCCTTGTCGTTGCTGCTCGCCGCGAGCCTTGCGCACGGCGAGACGGGCGAGCCAGCCGGCCGCCCGTCGAGCGCGCCGCCAGCGACGGCGCTCGCGCCGATCTTCGTGACCGCGAACCCGCTCGGCGCATCGGCGCTCACGTCGCCGACGGCGTCGCTGTCCGGCGACGCGTTGACGCTGCGCCGCGCCGATTCGCTCGGCGATATGCTGAACGGCTTGCCCGGCGTGTCGACGACGACCTACGGTCCGCTCGTCGGCCGCCCGATCATCCGCGGGATGGACGGCGACCGCATCCGGCTTTTGCAGAACGGCGTCGCCGCATACGACGCATCGTCGCTGTCGTACGATCACGCGGTGCCGCAGGACCCGCTGAGCGTCGAGCGCGTCGAGATCGTGCGCGGGCCGGCCGCGCTGCTGTACGGCGGCAATGCGGTCGGCGGCGTCGTCAACACGATCGACAACCGGATTCCGCGCGAAGCGGTCACGGGCGTCACGGGTGCGCTCGACGCGAGCTACGGCGGCGCGAACAACGCGCGCGCGGGGGCGGCGCTCGTGGAAGGCGGCAACGGCCGCTTCGCGTTCCATCTCGACGCGTTCGGCCGCGAGACCGACGAGTTGCGCATACCCGGCTATGCGCACTCGGCGCGCCAGCGCGCGCGCGACGGCGAGGACGCGAGCGAGCCGTACGGCAAGCTGCCGAACAGCGACGGCCGCCGTTACGGCGGCGCGGCGGGCGGCTCGTACACGTGGGCCGACGGCTACGTCGGCGCGTCGTACAGCGGCTACGAATCGAACTACGGCTCGGTCGCCGAAACCGATGCGCGGCTGCGGATGCGGCAGGAGCGCGTCGCGATCGCGTCGGAGGCGCGCAATCTGCGCGGGCCGTTCTCGCAGCTGAAATTCGACTTCGGCTACACGAACTATCTGCACCGGGAAATCGAGGACGGCGTGACCGGCACGACGTTTCGCAACCACGGCTACGAGGCGCGCGTCGAGGCGCGCCACCGCAAGCTCGGCCCGTTCGAAGGCGCGCTGGGCGTGCAGGTCGGCCAGAACACGTTTTCCGCGCTTGGCGGCGAGGCGCTCGCGCCGACGACGCGCACGACGAGCGTCGCATTGTTCGGCCTCGAGGAATGGCAGGCGACCGATGCACTGAAGCTGTCCGCCGGCGCTCGGATCGAGCACGTGCGGCTCGACCCGAGCGCGAACGGGGACGATAAGTTTGGCGTCGCGCGCTCACGCGATTTCAATGCGGGCAGCGTGTCGGCGGGCGCGCTGTACCAGCTCGCGCCCGCGTGGTCGGTCGCGGGCAACGTGTCGTACACGGAGCGCGCGCCGACGTTCTACGAACTGTACGCGAACGGTCCGCACGGCGCGACGGGGCAATACCTGATCGGCCTGCCGGATGCGCGGAAGGAGAAGGCGGTGTCGACCGATCTCGCGCTGCGCTACGCGAACGGGCCGAACCGCGGCAGCGTCGGCGTGTTCTACAGCCGCTTGCGGAACTACCTCGCCGAATACGACACCGGGCGGCTCGTCGACGACGAAGGCGCGCCCGTGGCCCCGGGGGGCGACGAGACGCTGCGCGAGGCCGTCTATCGCGGCGTGCGCGCGGAGTTCTACGGCGTCGAGCTCGAGGGCAAGTGGCGCGCGTTCGAGAAGCGCGGGCATCGCATCGATCTGGAGCTGGGCGCCGACTACACGCATGCGCGCAACGCGGACACGGGCGAGCCGCTGCCGCGGATCGCGCCGCTGCGCGCGACGCTCGCGGCCGATTACGGCTACGGTCCGTTCGGCGCGCGCGCGCAGCTCACGCATGCGTGGGCGCAGCATCGCGTGCCGGAAAACGATCTGGCGACCGACGGCTATACGTCGCTCGGCGTCGTGCTGACGTACAAGTTCCGCGTCGGCGCGACGAACTGGCTCGCGTACCTGCGCGGCGACAACCTGACCAACCAGGATATCCGCTATGCGAGCTCAGTCGTGCGCAACATCGCGCCGCAGGGCGGGCGCAGCGTGACGGTCGGCATGCGCACGACGTTCTGA
- a CDS encoding rubrerythrin family protein: MAQLKGSKTEENLKYAFAGESQANRRYLYFASKADVEGQNDIAALFRSTAEGETGHAHGHLEYLEAVGDPATGLPFGTSRQNLQSAIAGETHEYTDMYPGMAKTARDEGFEEIANWFETLAKAERSHANRYTKALDGLVD, translated from the coding sequence ATGGCACAGCTCAAGGGCAGCAAGACCGAAGAGAATCTGAAATACGCGTTCGCCGGCGAGTCGCAGGCGAATCGCCGCTACCTGTATTTCGCATCGAAGGCGGACGTCGAGGGACAGAACGACATCGCCGCGCTGTTCCGCTCGACCGCCGAAGGCGAAACCGGCCACGCGCACGGCCACCTCGAATACCTGGAAGCAGTCGGCGATCCGGCGACGGGTTTGCCGTTCGGCACTTCCCGCCAGAATCTGCAATCGGCGATCGCGGGCGAGACGCACGAGTACACCGACATGTACCCGGGCATGGCGAAGACCGCGCGCGACGAAGGCTTCGAAGAAATCGCGAACTGGTTCGAGACGCTCGCGAAAGCGGAGCGCAGCCACGCGAACCGGTACACGAAAGCGCTCGACGGGCTCGTCGACTGA
- a CDS encoding YciI family protein has product MSYMLLIVEPRGQRAARTQAEGEALYERMRHFAGELQSRGVLIGAESLVSDDKSTRVQVRNGEVRLVDGPYAEAKEMVGGFFLLDVGTQGEALAIAKDCPAAEWCSVEVREIGPCFR; this is encoded by the coding sequence ATGAGCTATATGTTGTTGATCGTCGAGCCGCGGGGCCAACGCGCGGCTCGTACGCAAGCCGAGGGCGAGGCGCTGTACGAGCGGATGCGTCACTTTGCCGGCGAGCTTCAGTCGCGCGGCGTGCTGATCGGCGCCGAATCGCTCGTGTCCGACGACAAATCGACGCGCGTGCAGGTGCGCAACGGCGAGGTGCGCCTCGTCGACGGGCCGTACGCCGAGGCGAAGGAAATGGTGGGCGGCTTCTTCCTGCTCGACGTCGGGACGCAAGGCGAGGCGCTTGCGATCGCGAAGGATTGCCCCGCCGCCGAATGGTGCTCGGTGGAGGTTCGCGAGATCGGGCCGTGCTTCCGGTAA
- a CDS encoding RNA polymerase sigma factor, producing MTDAVVHRAIDAVWRIEAARIIAHVARLVRDVGVAEELAQDALVAALEHWPSDGVPENPGAWLMTAAKRRALDHLRQNVLHARKREQIGLDLDALGAHVAPDVADVFEAARDDDIGDDLLRLVFTACHPVLSTDARVALTLRLLGGLTTGEIARAFLTPEPTIAQRIVRAKRTLSAAKVPFEVPRAPERAARLASVLEVIYLIFNEGHSATAGDDWMRPALTDEALRLGRVLAGLAPDESEVHGLVALMEIQASRMHARVDAQGRPVLLLDQDRSRWDPLLIRRGLAALARSEALGGASGPYALQAALAACHARARSADDTDWEQIVALYDALAQVAPSPVVELNRAVAVGMAFGPAAGLEIVDALAADPALARYHWLPSVRGDLLAKLGRRDEAQAEFRRAADMTLNAREREMLLARAMQR from the coding sequence ATGACGGACGCCGTCGTCCATCGCGCGATCGACGCCGTCTGGCGGATCGAGGCCGCGAGAATCATCGCGCATGTCGCGCGGCTCGTGCGCGACGTCGGCGTGGCCGAGGAACTCGCGCAGGACGCGCTCGTCGCGGCCCTCGAGCACTGGCCGAGCGACGGCGTACCGGAGAATCCGGGCGCGTGGCTGATGACGGCCGCGAAGCGCCGCGCGCTCGATCATCTGCGGCAGAACGTGCTGCATGCGCGCAAGCGCGAGCAGATCGGCCTCGATCTTGATGCGCTCGGCGCGCACGTCGCGCCGGACGTCGCCGATGTGTTCGAGGCGGCGCGCGACGACGACATCGGCGACGATCTGCTGAGGCTCGTGTTCACCGCGTGCCATCCGGTGCTGTCGACCGACGCGCGCGTGGCACTGACGCTGCGGCTGCTCGGCGGGCTGACGACGGGCGAGATCGCGCGCGCGTTTCTCACGCCCGAGCCGACGATCGCGCAGCGGATCGTGCGCGCGAAGCGCACGCTGTCGGCGGCGAAGGTGCCGTTCGAGGTGCCGCGCGCGCCGGAGCGCGCGGCGCGGCTTGCTTCGGTGCTCGAAGTGATTTATCTGATCTTCAACGAAGGCCATTCGGCGACGGCGGGCGACGACTGGATGCGTCCCGCTCTGACCGACGAAGCGCTGCGGCTCGGGCGCGTGCTCGCCGGGCTCGCGCCCGACGAGAGCGAGGTGCACGGGCTCGTCGCGCTGATGGAGATCCAGGCGTCGCGGATGCACGCGCGCGTCGACGCGCAAGGGCGTCCCGTGCTGCTGCTCGATCAGGACCGCAGCCGCTGGGACCCGCTGCTGATCCGGCGCGGGCTCGCCGCGCTCGCGCGTTCGGAGGCGCTCGGCGGCGCGAGCGGGCCGTATGCGCTGCAGGCCGCGCTCGCCGCGTGCCACGCACGCGCGCGCAGCGCCGACGACACGGACTGGGAGCAGATCGTCGCGCTCTACGACGCGCTCGCGCAGGTCGCGCCTTCGCCCGTCGTCGAGCTGAATCGCGCGGTCGCGGTCGGCATGGCGTTCGGGCCGGCCGCGGGGCTCGAGATCGTCGACGCGCTCGCGGCCGATCCCGCGCTCGCGCGTTATCACTGGCTGCCGAGCGTGCGAGGCGATCTGCTCGCGAAGCTCGGGCGGCGCGACGAGGCGCAGGCCGAGTTCAGGCGCGCGGCCGACATGACGCTCAATGCGCGCGAGCGCGAGATGCTGCTTGCGCGCGCGATGCAGCGGTGA
- a CDS encoding ExeM/NucH family extracellular endonuclease: MRTPSPLLALLSLLSAAAPAFAATAAPVSANCGGSATPIAEIQGASSPSPLAGQNVSIEAVVTADFGGADGFGGFFVQQADPQRRNQPGVSEGLFVYSPKARAQAGDLVHVTGKVEEKYGQTQLTLSGAVAVCASGQSVTPATLALPVDSPSAFAAYEGMLVRLPQTLTVTEVYELGRYGSVLLSNGRLRTPTSVVPPAQAKTVADANARNRLILDDGSNKQNPAAVPYPAPALSASNTLRAGYTVANVEGVLEMRYGAWRLQPVPGARAPSFGTSANPRTAAPARDSRANLRVASFNVLNYFNGDGTGGGFDDPNNRGAKSDEEFARQDAKIVSALKALDADVIGLMEIENDGYGPLSAVRQLAAKLGDSWRVVDPGSARLGGDAIAVALIYDSRKVKPVGNAATLAIDDKNRQPIAQTFQPFGGSRAVTVAVNHLKSKNCPNATGDDLDQGDGQGCWNATRSRAAAKVADWLARNPTGAHSEGVLLIGDLNSYTYEDPVRTLESRGYVNLVSSKIGAPAYSYVYNGEAGYLDHALATNALAWRVKAVHDWHINADEPIALQYTLAYKTAEQQRTYYAPDAYRSSDHDPVLIDIALADEYAAAASRRGAEMAAAHSRRPLR; this comes from the coding sequence ATGCGCACTCCGTCCCCTCTGCTCGCCTTGCTGTCGCTCCTGTCCGCCGCCGCTCCCGCGTTCGCGGCCACCGCCGCCCCCGTCAGCGCGAACTGCGGCGGCAGCGCGACGCCGATCGCCGAAATCCAGGGGGCCAGCTCGCCTTCTCCGCTCGCCGGCCAGAACGTGTCGATCGAAGCCGTCGTCACGGCCGATTTCGGCGGCGCCGACGGCTTCGGCGGCTTCTTCGTCCAGCAGGCCGATCCGCAGCGCCGCAACCAGCCCGGCGTGTCCGAGGGGCTGTTCGTCTACTCGCCGAAAGCGCGCGCGCAAGCGGGCGACCTCGTGCACGTGACGGGCAAGGTCGAAGAAAAATATGGGCAGACGCAGCTCACGCTGTCGGGCGCCGTCGCGGTCTGCGCGAGCGGCCAGTCGGTCACGCCCGCGACGCTCGCGCTGCCCGTCGACAGCCCAAGCGCGTTCGCCGCGTACGAAGGCATGCTCGTGCGGCTGCCGCAGACGCTGACCGTCACCGAGGTCTACGAGCTCGGCCGCTACGGCAGCGTGCTGCTCAGCAACGGGCGTCTGCGCACGCCGACGAGCGTCGTGCCGCCCGCGCAGGCGAAGACGGTGGCCGACGCGAACGCGCGCAACCGGCTGATCCTCGACGACGGCTCGAACAAGCAGAACCCCGCGGCCGTCCCGTACCCGGCGCCGGCGCTCTCCGCCTCGAACACGCTGCGCGCGGGCTACACGGTGGCCAACGTCGAAGGCGTGCTCGAGATGCGCTACGGCGCATGGCGCCTGCAACCGGTGCCGGGCGCGCGCGCACCTTCGTTCGGTACGAGCGCGAATCCGCGCACGGCCGCACCCGCACGCGATTCGCGTGCGAACCTGCGAGTCGCTTCGTTCAACGTACTGAACTACTTCAACGGCGACGGCACGGGCGGCGGCTTCGACGATCCGAACAACCGCGGCGCGAAGAGCGATGAGGAGTTCGCCCGGCAGGACGCGAAGATCGTCAGCGCGCTGAAGGCGCTCGATGCCGACGTGATCGGCCTGATGGAAATCGAGAATGACGGCTACGGCCCGCTCAGCGCGGTGCGCCAGCTCGCGGCGAAGCTCGGCGACAGCTGGCGCGTCGTCGATCCGGGCAGCGCGCGGCTCGGCGGCGACGCGATCGCGGTCGCGCTGATTTACGACAGCCGCAAGGTAAAGCCGGTCGGCAACGCGGCGACGCTCGCGATCGACGACAAGAACCGCCAGCCGATCGCGCAGACGTTCCAGCCGTTCGGCGGCTCGCGCGCGGTGACGGTCGCCGTGAATCACCTGAAATCGAAAAACTGCCCGAATGCGACGGGCGACGATCTCGACCAGGGCGACGGCCAGGGCTGCTGGAACGCGACGCGCTCGCGTGCGGCGGCGAAGGTCGCGGACTGGCTCGCGCGCAATCCGACCGGCGCGCACAGCGAAGGCGTGCTGCTGATCGGCGACCTCAACAGCTACACGTACGAGGACCCGGTTCGCACGCTCGAATCGCGCGGCTACGTGAATCTCGTGTCGAGCAAGATCGGCGCACCCGCGTACAGCTATGTTTACAACGGCGAGGCCGGCTACCTCGACCACGCGCTCGCGACGAACGCGCTCGCATGGCGCGTGAAGGCGGTGCACGACTGGCACATCAACGCTGACGAGCCGATCGCCCTGCAATACACGCTCGCGTACAAGACGGCCGAGCAGCAGCGCACGTATTACGCGCCCGACGCGTATCGCTCGTCCGATCACGATCCGGTGCTGATCGACATCGCGCTCGCCGACGAATATGCGGCCGCGGCGTCGCGCCGCGGCGCGGAGATGGCTGCCGCGCACAGCCGTCGCCCGTTGCGATGA
- a CDS encoding N-acetylmuramoyl-L-alanine amidase: MAEEQQAKIINEGRRGFLARSSAWPVGMLMLPLAGCGDGDGVVPSAHAQDAPQPPGAGYAIDRSIQSPNQDSRVRTLVLHYTAQTLADSIASLTSPQRQVSSHYLVPDAPDGGERFKVFELVPEARRAWHAGVSYWQGDRMLNAGSVGIEIVNLGFPPEDENLPLMNRRWYPYPDAQVAVFGALAAEVVARHQVLPHKVVGHSDVAPGRKTDPGPLFPWKKLYDQYKIGAWPETEAVDYYRTNRPFAGDVASLQSKLLAYGYDAPQTGTLDVQTVNVVSAFQMHFRPSRYDGVPDVETVAILDALLEKYFNRGRSINKQALPGATAPAGEKGSDVWPLAPASPR; the protein is encoded by the coding sequence ATGGCTGAAGAACAACAAGCGAAAATCATCAACGAGGGCAGGCGCGGTTTTCTCGCGCGTTCGTCGGCATGGCCGGTGGGGATGCTGATGTTGCCGCTTGCCGGCTGCGGCGACGGCGACGGCGTCGTGCCGTCCGCGCACGCGCAGGATGCGCCGCAGCCGCCGGGCGCGGGCTACGCGATCGATCGCTCGATCCAGTCGCCGAATCAGGATTCGCGGGTGCGCACGCTCGTGCTGCATTACACCGCGCAGACGCTCGCGGATTCGATCGCCTCGCTGACGAGCCCGCAGCGGCAGGTCAGCTCGCACTATCTGGTGCCCGACGCGCCCGACGGCGGCGAGCGCTTCAAGGTCTTCGAACTCGTGCCGGAAGCGCGCCGCGCATGGCACGCGGGCGTTAGCTACTGGCAGGGCGACCGGATGCTCAACGCGGGCTCGGTTGGCATCGAGATCGTCAATCTCGGTTTTCCGCCGGAGGACGAAAACCTGCCGCTGATGAACCGGCGCTGGTATCCGTATCCGGACGCGCAGGTCGCGGTGTTCGGCGCGCTCGCCGCCGAGGTCGTCGCGCGGCATCAGGTGCTGCCGCACAAGGTCGTCGGGCACTCGGACGTCGCGCCTGGCCGCAAGACCGATCCGGGGCCGCTGTTCCCGTGGAAGAAACTCTACGATCAATACAAGATCGGTGCATGGCCGGAGACGGAGGCCGTCGATTACTACCGGACCAACCGGCCGTTCGCGGGGGACGTCGCAAGTCTGCAGTCGAAGCTGCTCGCGTACGGCTACGATGCGCCGCAGACGGGCACGCTCGACGTGCAGACCGTCAACGTCGTGTCGGCGTTCCAGATGCACTTCCGGCCGTCGCGCTACGACGGCGTGCCGGATGTCGAAACCGTGGCGATTCTCGATGCGCTGCTCGAGAAGTACTTCAACCGCGGCCGATCGATCAACAAGCAGGCGCTGCCGGGCGCGACGGCGCCGGCGGGCGAGAAGGGCAGCGACGTCTGGCCGCTCGCGCCCGCGTCGCCGCGCTGA